The following are from one region of the Ptychodera flava strain L36383 chromosome 15, AS_Pfla_20210202, whole genome shotgun sequence genome:
- the LOC139150757 gene encoding C-terminal-binding protein 1-like has product MGVKRCAYPLCRSDSRYQHREYMTGVSFVRFPKPVTQPEKCDRWIRACCRADDFGRHRITQDTYVCSRHFVGGNGPTEDYPDPIPATARGPEVRIFEQRKVRPPPRDRTSPAIEKRRKIVKSRVTVNNENEGKVPSTSCQVKPVAAVPILSLRPVNTTHQSCGTPNPVSHKPPSPVICHKASQAKSSPRQISPLSI; this is encoded by the exons ATGGGGGTCAAACGATGCGCTTATCCTCTGTGTAGAAGTGATTCACGGTACCAGCACAGAGAGTACATGACAGGTGTGTCCTTTGTGCGATTTCCGAAACCAGTTACACAACCGGAAAAATGTGATCGTTGGATCCGAGCTTGTTGTCGTGCCGACGACTTTGGTAGGCATCGGATCACCCAGGACACCTACGTTTGTTCACGGCACTTTGTTGGTGGCAATGGTCCGACTGAGGACTATCCTGATCCGATACCAGCTACTGCAAGGGGACCAGAAGTGAGGATTTTCGAGCAAAGAAAAGTGAGGCCACCACCCAGAGATCGAACGTCGCCAGCCATCGAAAAGCGGAGAAAGATAGTGAAATCACGG GTCACGGTTAACAATGAAAACGAAGGCAAAGTCCCTTCAACAAGCTGCCAAGTAAAGCCTGTGGCTGCTGTCCCTATACTGTCTTTGAGGCCAGTCAACACTACACATCAAAGTTGTG GTACACCAAACCCTGTCAGTCACAAGCCACCAAGTCCTGTCATCTGTCACAAAGCATCACAAGCCAAATCATCACCCAGACAGATATCACCATTGAGCATCTGA